The nucleotide sequence TCTAAGGTTTTTTGCACATGTCGACAATGATGATCTTTACCGGCAATGCTAATCCAGAGCTGGCACTTAAAATAGCTTCCCACCTGCAAATTCCTATTGGTCAGGCGACCGTAGGTACTTTCAGCGATGGCGAGACTATGGTTGAAATACTCGAAAATGTACGTGGCAGGGACGTCTTTGTTGTCCAATCCACTTGTGCGCCAGCCAATGACAATTTAATGGAACTATTAAGTATGGCGGATGCCCTGCGGCGCTCATCAGCAGGACGAATTACCGCTGTCGTGCCTTATTTTGGTTACGCACGCCAAGACCGCCGTGTGCGTTCCGCAAGAGTACCGATTACTGCAAAAGTAGTTGCTGATATGATGGCTTCTGTAGGTATTTGTCGCGTTCTTACCGTCGATTTACACGCTGATCAGATTCAAGGTTTTTTCTACATGCCTGTAGATAATGTCTACTCCACTCCTGTTCTGCTGGAAGACATTAGAGAGAAAAATCTAACCGATCTCATGGTTGTTTCACCTGATGTAGGCGGAGTAGTTCGTGCCAGGGCAATGGCCAAACTTCTTAATGACACTGAATTGTCTATTATTGATAAACGCCGTAGTGGACCCAATAAGTCAGAAGTCATGCACATTATCGGCGAGCCCGCGGGAAGACACTGTCTCATTATTGATGACATTGTTGATACGGCAGGTACTTTATGTTCCGCAGCACATCAACTTAAGCAAAATGGTGCTATTAGCGTGCGGGCTTACGTTACTCATCCAGTGCTGTCTGGTC is from Legionella donaldsonii and encodes:
- a CDS encoding ribose-phosphate pyrophosphokinase translates to MSTMMIFTGNANPELALKIASHLQIPIGQATVGTFSDGETMVEILENVRGRDVFVVQSTCAPANDNLMELLSMADALRRSSAGRITAVVPYFGYARQDRRVRSARVPITAKVVADMMASVGICRVLTVDLHADQIQGFFYMPVDNVYSTPVLLEDIREKNLTDLMVVSPDVGGVVRARAMAKLLNDTELSIIDKRRSGPNKSEVMHIIGEPAGRHCLIIDDIVDTAGTLCSAAHQLKQNGAISVRAYVTHPVLSGPAVNNIVNSSLDEIVVTDTIPLSEAAKQCKKIRVVSLADMLAQAIKRVNVEESVSSMFAE